The proteins below come from a single Acidovorax sp. NCPPB 4044 genomic window:
- a CDS encoding MFS transporter: MNPSLATGIPAADRAAFGPLQLRVTLLCAIVAMLDGFDTQSIAYVAPRIAEDWGLKPSEFGPIFAAGLFGLMAGAFLLSPAADRWGRKKIILLSTFIFGLFALLTAWATSMNELLAYRFITGVGLGAAMPNIIALTSEYAPQRLRATLVTVMFCGFPLGSTLGGLISSWLIAHFDWHSVFVLGGVLPLLLLPVLALLLPESLRYLAASGAAPARYEPIVQSAYPGEDPATVMAGLRGEAAGVQAGFSVFELFRHGRLPTTALLWLAFFMNLLVMYFLVNWLPTLLKSAGLPLEKAILSTAMLNLGGVVGALALGRLIDRFSAYAVLGAAYAASAGFIALIAFSGQNLTGLLAGAALSGFGVVGAQIGCNALAAAIYPTHIRATGVGWALGVGRIGAIVGPLAGGALLANAWAPSSIILVAAVPAVLAAAAVVLLGRVRRGG, translated from the coding sequence ATGAATCCATCCCTGGCTACCGGCATTCCGGCGGCAGACCGCGCCGCCTTCGGCCCGCTGCAATTGCGCGTGACGCTGCTGTGCGCCATCGTCGCCATGCTCGACGGCTTCGATACCCAGTCCATCGCCTACGTGGCTCCGCGCATCGCGGAGGACTGGGGTTTGAAGCCCTCGGAGTTCGGGCCCATCTTCGCTGCGGGCCTCTTCGGCCTCATGGCCGGCGCCTTCCTGCTCAGCCCAGCCGCCGACCGCTGGGGCCGCAAGAAGATCATCCTGCTGTCCACCTTCATCTTCGGCCTGTTCGCGCTGCTCACGGCCTGGGCCACCAGCATGAACGAACTGCTGGCGTACCGCTTCATCACCGGCGTGGGCCTGGGCGCGGCCATGCCCAACATCATCGCGCTGACCAGCGAATACGCGCCGCAGCGCCTGCGCGCCACGCTGGTCACGGTGATGTTCTGCGGCTTTCCGCTGGGCTCCACGCTGGGCGGGCTGATCTCCAGTTGGCTCATCGCGCATTTCGACTGGCACTCGGTGTTCGTGCTGGGTGGCGTGCTGCCGCTGCTGCTGTTGCCGGTGCTGGCCCTGCTGCTGCCCGAATCGCTGCGCTACCTGGCCGCCAGCGGCGCGGCGCCCGCGCGCTACGAGCCCATCGTGCAAAGCGCCTACCCCGGCGAAGATCCGGCCACGGTGATGGCCGGGCTGCGCGGCGAGGCCGCCGGCGTGCAGGCGGGCTTCTCGGTGTTCGAGCTGTTCCGCCACGGCCGCCTGCCCACCACGGCGCTGCTCTGGCTGGCCTTCTTCATGAACCTGCTGGTCATGTACTTCCTGGTCAACTGGCTGCCCACGCTGTTGAAAAGCGCGGGCCTGCCGCTCGAGAAAGCCATTCTCTCCACCGCCATGCTCAATCTGGGCGGTGTGGTGGGCGCGCTGGCGCTGGGCCGTCTCATCGACCGCTTCAGCGCCTATGCCGTGCTGGGCGCGGCCTATGCCGCCTCGGCCGGCTTCATCGCGCTGATCGCCTTCAGCGGGCAGAACCTCACGGGGCTGCTGGCGGGCGCCGCGCTCTCGGGCTTCGGCGTGGTGGGCGCGCAGATCGGCTGCAACGCGCTGGCCGCCGCCATCTACCCCACCCACATCCGCGCCACCGGCGTGGGCTGGGCGCTCGGCGTGGGGCGCATCGGCGCCATCGTCGGCCCGCTGGCCGGCGGCGCGCTGCTGGCCAATGCCTGGGCGCCGTCCTCCATCATCCTGGTGGCCGCCGTGCCGGCGGTGCTGGCGGCCGCGGCGGTAGTGCTACTGGGGCGTGTGCGGCGGGGGGGCTGA
- the maiA gene encoding maleylacetoacetate isomerase, protein MQLYSFFNSSTSYRVRIALALKGLPADYRGVNIRTGEHRAPAYAELNPSRAVPTLVDGDFALGQSMAILDYLDQRHPEPRLVPLEPRLRARVLELANVIACDMHPVNNLRILKYLQGPLALSAAQKDAWYAHWAAEGFEAVERLLSRHGSGPWCCGDQPTLADVCLVPQVANALRAGCDLAPYARVLAAHAHAEQHPAFIAARPQAQPDYTP, encoded by the coding sequence ATGCAGCTCTACAGCTTCTTCAACAGCTCCACCTCGTACCGGGTGCGCATCGCCCTGGCGCTGAAGGGCCTGCCCGCCGACTACCGCGGCGTGAACATCCGCACCGGCGAGCACCGCGCGCCGGCCTATGCCGAATTGAACCCTTCGCGCGCGGTGCCCACGTTGGTGGATGGCGATTTCGCCCTGGGCCAGTCCATGGCCATCCTGGACTACCTGGACCAGCGCCACCCCGAGCCCCGGCTGGTCCCGCTGGAGCCGCGCCTGCGCGCCCGCGTGCTGGAGCTGGCGAACGTGATCGCCTGCGACATGCACCCCGTCAACAACCTGCGCATCCTGAAATACCTGCAGGGCCCGCTGGCCCTGAGCGCGGCACAGAAGGACGCCTGGTACGCGCACTGGGCGGCCGAAGGCTTCGAGGCCGTGGAGCGGCTGCTGTCCCGGCATGGCAGCGGTCCCTGGTGCTGCGGCGACCAGCCCACGCTGGCCGACGTGTGCCTGGTGCCGCAAGTGGCCAATGCCCTGCGCGCGGGCTGCGACCTGGCGCCCTATGCGCGCGTGCTGGCCGCCCACGCGCACGCCGAGCAGCACCCCGCCTTCATCGCGGCACGGCCGCAGGCGCAGCCGGACTACACGCCATGA
- a CDS encoding fumarylacetoacetate hydrolase family protein, giving the protein MAFVFPAPPTVSVPVVGTQDTFAVRRVYCVGRNYAAHAREMGFDPDREPPFFFCKPADAVIPVARGETLRLPYPPRTDNFHYEAELVVAIGKGGSDIARENALEHAWGYAVGLDMTRRDRQMEMRQMGRPWEIGKAFDASAPIGPIHRASDVGHFEQAGLWLTVNGADRQRSDVSHLIWSVAETIADLSSWFRLEPGDLVYTGTPEGVGPVVRGDRMVAGVERLGELAVDVV; this is encoded by the coding sequence ATGGCCTTCGTGTTTCCCGCGCCCCCCACCGTCTCCGTGCCCGTCGTGGGCACGCAAGACACCTTCGCCGTGCGGCGCGTCTATTGCGTGGGCCGCAACTACGCCGCCCATGCGCGCGAGATGGGGTTCGACCCCGACCGCGAGCCGCCGTTCTTCTTCTGCAAGCCGGCCGATGCCGTCATTCCCGTGGCCCGCGGCGAGACGCTGCGCCTGCCGTACCCGCCCCGCACCGACAACTTCCACTACGAGGCGGAGCTGGTCGTCGCCATCGGCAAGGGCGGCAGCGACATCGCCCGGGAGAACGCGCTGGAGCATGCCTGGGGCTACGCCGTGGGCCTGGACATGACCCGCCGCGACCGCCAGATGGAAATGCGCCAGATGGGCCGCCCCTGGGAGATCGGCAAGGCCTTCGATGCCTCCGCGCCCATCGGCCCCATCCACCGCGCGAGCGACGTGGGCCACTTCGAGCAGGCCGGCCTCTGGCTCACCGTGAACGGCGCGGACCGCCAGCGCAGCGACGTCTCGCACCTGATCTGGTCGGTGGCCGAAACCATCGCCGATCTCTCCAGCTGGTTCCGCCTGGAGCCGGGCGATCTGGTCTACACCGGCACGCCCGAAGGCGTGGGCCCCGTGGTGCGCGGCGACCGCATGGTGGCGGGCGTGGAGCGCCTGGGCGAACTGGCCGTGGACGTGGTCTGA
- the gtdA gene encoding gentisate 1,2-dioxygenase, with amino-acid sequence MDTATTPARPAAKGAPSPERQAYYAHIARHGMAPLWESLHSLVPREPCPQAVPAFWKYDDVRPLVLQAGEVISAEEAVRRVLILENPGLPGRASITSTLYAGLQLILPGEVAPSHRHTQSALRFIVEGQGAYTAVNGERTTMRPGDFIITPSWTWHDHGNPRAEDGGEPVVWLDGLDIPLIGHLDAGFAENYPEAAQPVTRAEGHSFAAFGHNMAPVRHRAADPTSPIFSYPYDRSREALDRLFRQGELDAWDGVKLRYVNPATGGWPMPTMATFLQFLPAGFQGRTYRSTDATVFSVVEGQGTARIGGSTFQFGPRDTFVAPSWAPVQLAATQDAVLFSYSDRPVQAALHLLREQRS; translated from the coding sequence ACGGCATGGCGCCTCTTTGGGAATCGCTGCACAGCCTGGTGCCGCGCGAGCCGTGCCCGCAGGCCGTACCGGCCTTCTGGAAGTACGACGACGTGCGCCCGCTGGTCCTGCAGGCCGGCGAAGTCATCAGCGCCGAAGAGGCCGTGCGCCGCGTGCTCATCCTGGAGAACCCGGGCCTGCCGGGGCGCGCGAGCATCACCTCCACGCTGTATGCGGGGCTGCAGCTGATCCTGCCCGGCGAGGTGGCGCCCAGCCACCGCCACACGCAGTCTGCGCTGCGTTTCATCGTGGAAGGGCAGGGGGCCTACACGGCCGTCAACGGCGAGCGCACCACCATGCGCCCGGGCGACTTCATCATCACCCCGTCGTGGACCTGGCACGACCACGGCAACCCCCGGGCAGAGGACGGCGGCGAACCGGTGGTGTGGCTGGACGGGCTGGACATTCCCCTCATCGGCCACCTGGACGCGGGCTTTGCCGAGAACTACCCCGAGGCGGCGCAGCCCGTGACCCGGGCCGAGGGCCACAGCTTCGCGGCCTTCGGGCACAACATGGCCCCGGTGCGCCACCGCGCGGCCGACCCGACATCGCCCATCTTCAGCTACCCCTACGACCGCAGCCGCGAAGCGCTGGACCGGCTCTTCCGCCAGGGCGAACTCGATGCGTGGGACGGCGTGAAGCTGCGCTACGTGAACCCCGCCACCGGCGGCTGGCCCATGCCCACCATGGCCACGTTCCTGCAGTTTCTGCCGGCAGGTTTCCAGGGCCGCACCTACCGCAGCACCGACGCCACCGTGTTCAGCGTGGTCGAAGGCCAGGGCACCGCGCGCATCGGCGGCAGCACCTTCCAGTTCGGCCCGCGCGACACCTTCGTCGCCCCGTCGTGGGCCCCCGTGCAGCTGGCCGCCACGCAGGACGCAGTGCTGTTCAGCTATTCCGACCGCCCGGTGCAGGCCGCGCTCCACCTCCTGCGCGAACAGCGCAGCTGA